One window of the Rhizobiaceae bacterium genome contains the following:
- a CDS encoding aldolase/citrate lyase family protein — MEERVNPLKAALKAGDAHIGIWCSLGSALTTEVIAGSGAGWILIDGEHSPNHLLTIMSQLQVAAAFPCEAVVRLPSDDANLIKQAMDIGARSLMVPNVRTAGQARAIVAAMTYAPGGIRGFSVGHRANAFGRIRDYHANARVQQLLAVQIEDEMGVANAAEIAAVDSVDVLFVGPGDLSTNMRAMGNPNAGHVQKAITSVREAAASMGKASGILAPVKADADRYLADGFTMVAVGSDLGLLARGSDALIASFAPAGFSLRAKVTN; from the coding sequence ATGGAGGAGCGCGTCAATCCGCTTAAGGCAGCGCTGAAAGCAGGTGATGCGCATATCGGCATCTGGTGTTCTCTCGGCTCTGCGCTGACGACGGAGGTAATTGCCGGTTCAGGCGCCGGCTGGATTCTCATCGACGGCGAGCATAGTCCCAACCATCTTCTGACAATCATGTCGCAGCTTCAGGTTGCTGCCGCATTTCCCTGCGAGGCGGTTGTCAGGCTGCCGTCGGATGATGCCAACCTCATCAAGCAGGCGATGGACATCGGCGCACGCAGCCTCATGGTTCCCAACGTCCGCACCGCCGGGCAGGCACGTGCTATCGTCGCGGCGATGACTTATGCGCCGGGCGGTATCCGCGGATTCTCCGTGGGGCATCGCGCCAACGCTTTCGGCCGCATCAGGGACTATCATGCGAATGCGCGTGTGCAGCAGTTGCTCGCCGTGCAGATCGAAGATGAAATGGGCGTTGCCAACGCCGCCGAGATCGCGGCTGTCGATAGTGTCGATGTTCTGTTCGTGGGACCCGGGGACTTGTCGACGAATATGCGAGCGATGGGAAACCCGAATGCCGGACACGTGCAGAAGGCCATAACCAGCGTCCGAGAGGCCGCCGCATCCATGGGAAAGGCAAGCGGGATTCTGGCGCCGGTCAAGGCGGACGCGGATCGCTACCTGGCTGACGGGTTCACTATGGTTGCCGTTGGATCGGATCTCGGCTTGCTGGCGCGCGGATCCGATGCCCTGATCGCATCTTTCGCGCCTGCCGGTTTTTCCTTACGCGCAAAGGTCACAAACTGA